A region of the Desulfomicrobium macestii genome:
CGGGACGGCTTTTACCTCCTTGTGCAGCAGCAGATCCACCACTTCGTGCAGCGGCGTCAGTGTATCCACGGTGACGACCTGTTCGGTCATCACGTCGCGGATGCGCATGGGCAGGTGGAAGATGGCCTGGCCATCCTGGACCACGATGCTTCCTTCCTCGACGAGCGCGTCGGCCACGGGCAGAAAATCGGCGATGCGCGACGGCGTGTCCACGATCTCCACGATTATAGGCAGATCCTCGGCCAGTCGCAGGGTTTTGGCCGTATGCAGAAGATTGCTTGCCCCGAAGCCCATGAAGCCCCGGCAAACCGAAGCCCCTGCCATGCCTCGCCGACGGGCCTCGTCGACGATGACCTCATGGAGCGGCGAGCCGTTGTGCCGTGCCGCCTCGCCCACGAAAATCTTGAGAATCCTCACATCGATCAACTTGACCATCGGGTGCCTCCCTTGATGCGCGCTGTCTGGACTTGTGTCGCGAACATCGTGCCCGGCCGTGCGGCCGTATGTGTTTGCATGTTTGATCCCGGACGGTTGCGCGGCTTTGTGTCCTCTGCCCGGACAATCCATTTACACTTGATATTACATCGGCGCGCCGTGAACAAGACCACGCAGAATCCGCCAAGCACAAGATAGTTCAGACGCTTCTTCCGGGCATTGGCGGCAATGCCCGGTATCGATTCCTTCATAGGCCCCGGATGGATGGTTGAGTGCGACAAGCTGGTAAAAATGTGGCGCCGCTGTCAATGCAAAAATTTCTTTGCATGAAAGTTGATCGCCGAGCAGAAGGAAAAGATGGGAAAATCATACTATTAAAGTGTGGAATAGTTGCTTCATTGTTATTTATTTCGGACTTATAAAGTCGTATTAATTTATTTCATTACATATATAAATGCTTTCTTTGTTCACTCATTTGTATCGTAAATTGGACATATGTTGTTTCACTGGCGTATCCATCTAATATTCGTATCCGCAGGAGGTGAAAAAAAGCATGGAGCTGTGCTTTTTTTGTCCCGTCACGCGGTCCGTCTTTCGCTCAGCCCATTGGGATCAGGAGGGTGCATTCAAGGTGTGCGTCGACAGTGACGGACAAAAGCGTCTGCAGGGACGAGTGCGTGTGGCGTGTCCGCTTTGTGGTGGAATGCATGATTACGCACCGGACGAGCTGCCTTGCCCGATGCGTTTCGATGGAGATGACTCTGCGTTGGTCTGCAACAAGGAAGGAGGCGATTCATGGCAAGGGAAGTGAAAAATGTTTTTGCCACGAGTTTGGGGATTCTCGCCGTGGGCGCGATTATCGGGGTCGTGGCGGGATTTCTGCAAAAATTTGGCAATCCGGCGAATATGGGCATCTGTGTGGCCTGCTTCGGGCGTGACATCGCGGGGGCTCTCGGCCTGCACCGGGCCGCCGTGGTCCAGTACATGAGGCCCGAGATCATCGGCTTTGTGCTGGGCTCGTTCGCGGCGGCGCTGGCTTTCAAGGAGTTCAAGCCCAGCGGCGGATCCGCGCCGATCACGCGTTTTGTGCTGGGCATGATCGCCATGATCGGCGCCCTGGTCTTTCTGGGCTGTCCGTGGCGCGTCATTCTGCGTCTGGCCGGTGGTGACGGAAATGCGTTGTTCGGTCTGCTCGGTCTGGTCACCGGAGTCTGGATCGGAACGCTGTTTTTCAAAAGCGGATTCAATCTTGGGCGCACTCAGGTCCAATCCATGTCCACCGGGCTGCTCCTGCCTCTCATGATGCTCGGTTTGCTGGCCCTTCGCCTGATTTTTCCGCCTGTGGCGGGAGAAGCCCAGAGCGGGGTGCTCTGGTATTCGCTCAAAGGGCCCGGCGCTGCCTACGCGCCGTTGTTTCTTTCCCTGGGCGCGGGTCTGGGGATCGGCTTCCTGGCTCAGCGCAGCAGATTTTGCACCATGGGCGCCATTCGAGACGTGCTCCTTTTCAATCAATGGTATCTGATGACTGGTTTCCTGGCCCTCCTGGTCGCGGCCCTGGTGACCAACGTTCTGCTTGGTCAGTTCAATCCGGGGTTTGAAGGCCAGCCCGTGGCTCACACCATGTGGTTCTGGAACTTCGCCGGGATGCTCATGGCCGGTCTGGCTTTTGCCCTGGCCGGAGGTTGTCCCGGCCGCCAACTGTTCATGTCCGGAGAAGGGAACAGCGATGCCGGGATTTTTGTGCTTGGGTCCATTGTGGGCGCGGGCATTGCCCATAATTTCGGTCTGGCCAGCTCTCCTTCGGGCATTGGCCCGCACGGCATGGCAGCCGTGGTCATCGGTATGGTGGTGCTCGTTTTCATTGGCGTGACAAACCGCAAATAAAAGGAGGCAGCGATGAACCAGACAGTGGATGCCAGGGGGCTGTCCTGCCCCCAACCGGTGCTTATGGCCGTGCAGACCATGCGCAAGGCGGGTTCCGGTGCGTTTGAGGTGTTGGTGGACAACGAGGCGAGCCGGGAGAATGTGGCCCGGGCGGCCCAGAGCCAGGGTTGGGATGTGACCGTTCACGAGATGGAGAATGGCGAATTCAAGCTGGCCCTGGTCAAGCAATGAGATGGCTGGCCGGGGTGTTCTCCGGGAAAAAGGCCGCAAGGCGCGGTCTTTCGGAGAGGGGGATGCTCCTGTATCCGAGCACCGGCGAAGTCATTCGGGCCGAGTCGGCGCTGCGCGAGGCCGGGGTGGAGGCGGTGGTCAAAGGACCGCCGCCGGATCTGCGCCAGGGCTGCGACATGGTCATTGAATTTTGCCTGATGGAGGAAATGCGGGTGCGGGAGGTGCTGGCCGAGCGCAACCTCCCGCCGCTGCGTGTGGCCGTGGTGCAGGATCATCTTCTTGAGCCGGTCTCTCTTTATCATGTCAAGGCGCTTGGCGATTTCGTGATGGTCCGGGCGGCCAACATGAAGATAACCGTGGATCGCCGAAACCGCCGCATAGTCAATGTTTCCGGAGGGGGTTGCCCGGATGTGCCCTTTCTGGCGGAGATGCTCGTCGGCAAAACCCTGGACGAGGCTCCGGAGCCGCGCACCCTGGGGCGCACGCTTTGTGGCTATGCACTGCAACTGGCGTTCGAGGAGGTGTGCCGGCAATGTCGTGGTTGATTGTGGGCACTGTGCCTGACGCCGATTACGGGCTGACCTGGGGAAGCTTTGTCTTGCGCGGGAGGGAAATGCTGGTCGGGAACCGTCCGCTAAGCGTGGCGCGCGGCACGCCCGCGCTCATGGCCACGGCGGCATTGGCCGCGCGGACTCTCGGCATCGAGACCCCGCAAGCCCTCATCGTGGGGGACACCGGCACGGGCGAAGGCAGCGCCAGGCTCTACGCGCGGCTGGTGGAAGGTCTGGGCCGTTGCGGATACGCAGGGCTGACTTTTCATTATCTGATGCCCGATGTGGAGTGGCACAACAAGATCCTGTGGGGTCTTGAAGGTCTGGCCCACACGCCCATGCTGGTCGCCGATGCAGGGTTCATGTATGCGGCCAAGATGAGCGGTTTCGCGGCCCATTACGATCTTTTTACCCCCGATGCGGGGGAAATGGCCTTTTTGGCCGACGATACCGCGCCCCATCCCTTCTACACGAGGGGCTTTTTTCTGCAGGAAGAGGAGCGCGTGCCGGACCTGATCAAGGCCGCGCATGACGGGAAAAATTCGGCGCGTCATCTGCTGGTCAAGGGGCGTGTGGACCATGTGGCGGCAGCCGGAAAAATTCTTTCCGAGGTCAGGTCTCCCGATGTTCCAGCCATGGAGCCCATCGGAGGAACCGGCGACACCCTGACCGGCCTGGTCACGGCGCTTCTGGCGGCGGGCAAGCCCGTACCCGAAGCCTGCCGGATCGCGGCGCTGGCGAATCGGCTCATGGGCAGTTTGGCCGCCCCCGATCCATCGTTCGGCGTGGCCGATCTGCTCCAGTTTTTGCCACAGGCGCTTGAGCGGGCGCTGACCCTGGAGGGTCGCTGAATTCTTCATGACACGCACGCGGATTCGCTCGTGCAGAAAGCCAGGAGCGTCGGCGAAAATACAAAAAACGGGTGGCGACAGTTATGCCGCAACCCGTTGGTTCGTTTGAAGGGAAGTCGTTTTCAGTGTGCTGATGACACGTGGTGGAAATTTTGCGCGTTGAGCCGGAGGTGAGGACCTGACTATTGTCCGGCCGGGAGCATGCCGATTTCGGTGACAATGGCCTGGTCGATCCTGCGGATGAGGTCCGGGTCCACGGCTTTGGAATATATGATGTAACGAAGATTGCCCTGCGGGATGTCGTTCATCGCGCGCAGCATGAATTTGTCCCTGTGCGTCTGGGCCGCCTGCAGCAGGACATCGACTTCCTCGGGCGGTATCAGCATGAAATCGAAGCGTCTGGATTCAAGCATCTTGAGCAATCGCACCGTATCCGTTGTGACCTGCACCGTCCTGTGTTCGTATTTGGCCAGCATCCCGTCGAGTTGGGGGCCTTCCGATAGCCCCTGCACCCTGCCGAAAAAGAATTTCCCGCTTTGCAGCAGTCCTTCGAGGCTGTCGTACGGGCGGAATTTTTGTTCGTTCTCCCGCAGCAGGAACACTTCCGCAGGCCGGTTCACATAAATGGGCAGGGAAAAGCGGGCGAACTGTTCGCGTTCCGGGGTTTTGAACCAGCCCAGCGAGGCCGCCGGATGATCGCTTTTTATTTCGTGCAGGATTCGTTTGGCGGGAACGAAGAAAAATTTGGCTTCAATCTGGGCCGAAGCCAGAATTTTACGGGCAAGATCAACAATGATTCCCGACGCCTCGCCATTTTCAAGCTGGTGGTAATAGGGCGGATATTCGAAGTAGTAGATGTCGAGGGTCTCGGCGATGCCGCTTTGGGGCGGCATGCACATGAGCAGGAAAACGAGGCACATCAGCGTTTTCTTTAGCATGGGCCCTCCTTGGAAATGAAGAGTGCAGTGGTCGCTTCCGAGGTGTGTGTCATTTCCATGGGGATCGTCATACGTACAGACTGGCTCGGTCGGCAACCATTAGTTCTGCAGGATCAGACCTTGAATGTGTCAAATCGATATTCTGAATACTTCAGGAACGTGCAGCTCTGGGTCTCATGATCGCTGGTTTCTGCTGGTCTGATTCCAAGATTCCGGCACATGATTTTTCTGGGCGGATTGAGGGCAAGGGGCTCGGTTCGACAAGGACGAGAAGTTGTGTGCGGGAAGGTCTGTCCATGCTGGTGGGCGAGATCGATTTTATATCAGCCATCCGTTCGTTTCAGTTGGCCGGACAGGGTGGGCGTTTTTATAACGAGTGCTGGTATTTGACGGTTACGGAGAGTTGAAGGGGGGCGTTGCCGATGATTTTCGGGCGCTTTACCACCCCGCTGGCCGCGAGGATGCCGAGTTGGGCCGTGCGGTCCAGCAGGGCCTCGCCCGAGGTGCGGACCAAGCGTATGTCGTTAAAGGAACCATCCGGAGCGATAGTGACGACGTAGCGCGCGTTGCCGATCAGGTTTTCCAGGCCCTGACGGCGTGGTTGGAATTTGCGTTGTTCGATGGCCTCGCGCACGCAGGCGACGTATTGGCGGAGAGCCTGTCTGCGTTTGTCCGGGTTGTTTTTTTCTTCGTTGTCATGGCCCGCGGCCTGCTCAACCGTATGGCCCAGGCCCAGGGGAGCGACGCTGGAGAGCGCGGCAACGTCGAAGTCCGCAGGCACAAGAATCTGATTTGCATCCCGGAGCGAGGCAGAAGGACCGCTCATGTGGATCAGCAGGAAGTGTGCGAACAGAGAGAACGCTATACATGCGGTCAGCACTGGTTTGCGTGTCACCGCATGTCTCCGTCCAAGCCGGGTGGGGATGTGTTGACGCGCGTGCCGACGATCAGGTTGTTGAATCCGTGCTTGCGCACCATGTC
Encoded here:
- a CDS encoding DUF3343 domain-containing protein — translated: MLLYPSTGEVIRAESALREAGVEAVVKGPPPDLRQGCDMVIEFCLMEEMRVREVLAERNLPPLRVAVVQDHLLEPVSLYHVKALGDFVMVRAANMKITVDRRNRRIVNVSGGGCPDVPFLAEMLVGKTLDEAPEPRTLGRTLCGYALQLAFEEVCRQCRG
- a CDS encoding TonB C-terminal domain-containing protein is translated as MTRKPVLTACIAFSLFAHFLLIHMSGPSASLRDANQILVPADFDVAALSSVAPLGLGHTVEQAAGHDNEEKNNPDKRRQALRQYVACVREAIEQRKFQPRRQGLENLIGNARYVVTIAPDGSFNDIRLVRTSGEALLDRTAQLGILAASGVVKRPKIIGNAPLQLSVTVKYQHSL
- a CDS encoding substrate-binding periplasmic protein produces the protein MLKKTLMCLVFLLMCMPPQSGIAETLDIYYFEYPPYYHQLENGEASGIIVDLARKILASAQIEAKFFFVPAKRILHEIKSDHPAASLGWFKTPEREQFARFSLPIYVNRPAEVFLLRENEQKFRPYDSLEGLLQSGKFFFGRVQGLSEGPQLDGMLAKYEHRTVQVTTDTVRLLKMLESRRFDFMLIPPEEVDVLLQAAQTHRDKFMLRAMNDIPQGNLRYIIYSKAVDPDLIRRIDQAIVTEIGMLPAGQ
- a CDS encoding sulfurtransferase TusA family protein — encoded protein: MNQTVDARGLSCPQPVLMAVQTMRKAGSGAFEVLVDNEASRENVARAAQSQGWDVTVHEMENGEFKLALVKQ
- the yedE gene encoding YedE family putative selenium transporter is translated as MAREVKNVFATSLGILAVGAIIGVVAGFLQKFGNPANMGICVACFGRDIAGALGLHRAAVVQYMRPEIIGFVLGSFAAALAFKEFKPSGGSAPITRFVLGMIAMIGALVFLGCPWRVILRLAGGDGNALFGLLGLVTGVWIGTLFFKSGFNLGRTQVQSMSTGLLLPLMMLGLLALRLIFPPVAGEAQSGVLWYSLKGPGAAYAPLFLSLGAGLGIGFLAQRSRFCTMGAIRDVLLFNQWYLMTGFLALLVAALVTNVLLGQFNPGFEGQPVAHTMWFWNFAGMLMAGLAFALAGGCPGRQLFMSGEGNSDAGIFVLGSIVGAGIAHNFGLASSPSGIGPHGMAAVVIGMVVLVFIGVTNRK
- a CDS encoding NAD(P)H-hydrate dehydratase, producing the protein MSWLIVGTVPDADYGLTWGSFVLRGREMLVGNRPLSVARGTPALMATAALAARTLGIETPQALIVGDTGTGEGSARLYARLVEGLGRCGYAGLTFHYLMPDVEWHNKILWGLEGLAHTPMLVADAGFMYAAKMSGFAAHYDLFTPDAGEMAFLADDTAPHPFYTRGFFLQEEERVPDLIKAAHDGKNSARHLLVKGRVDHVAAAGKILSEVRSPDVPAMEPIGGTGDTLTGLVTALLAAGKPVPEACRIAALANRLMGSLAAPDPSFGVADLLQFLPQALERALTLEGR